A genomic segment from Acidobacteriota bacterium encodes:
- a CDS encoding (2Fe-2S)-binding protein — protein sequence MIQLTVNGKARRFDGDPEMPLLWYLRDELNLTGTKFGCGMGLCGACTVHLNGKAIRSCSTPMSAVAGKIVTTIEGLAAKSEHPLQTAWQACNVPQCGYCQSGQIMQAAALLKIKPKPTDKDIDENMRGNICRCGTYQRIRQAIKMASGVKA from the coding sequence ATGATTCAATTAACAGTGAACGGCAAAGCCAGACGATTTGATGGCGACCCTGAGATGCCGCTGCTCTGGTATTTGCGCGATGAATTAAATTTGACCGGCACCAAATTCGGTTGCGGCATGGGACTGTGCGGCGCTTGCACGGTGCATCTGAACGGCAAAGCCATACGCAGTTGTTCAACGCCGATGAGCGCGGTTGCCGGAAAAATTGTCACCACCATTGAAGGGCTTGCTGCCAAAAGCGAACATCCGCTGCAAACAGCCTGGCAAGCCTGCAACGTGCCGCAATGCGGTTATTGTCAGAGCGGACAAATCATGCAAGCCGCAGCCTTGCTTAAAATCAAACCCAAGCCGACGGACAAAGACATTGATGAAAATATGCGCGGCAATATTTGTCGGTGCGGCACCTATCAACGCATTCGTCAGGCAATCAAAATGGCATCGGGGGTGAAGGCATGA
- a CDS encoding S41 family peptidase has product MKKLLAFAFSFIALSAVPAFSREAKLARYPHYHQGRVAFTYLADIWTADENGQNVRRLTVNKARDAYPRFSPDGKWIAFSSDRNGNMDVFIIPVEGGAVKQLTTHSADDTVLGWSPDSKNILFASQRGEDFLGKLYTVSLDGGLPQSAGSDIGIYACYSPDGKKLAINRKGQVYWRKYYRGSYQTDVTVMDIAAKKFTDLTDFDGLDSWPMWSANGFIYFVSDREGTGLTNIYRINETGGKAEQVTTFKTGDVRFPGMSADGKTIVFEHDFGIWKLEVASKKVTPIKIDIAAETQENLAEYRDFNSQVDDYDLAPSSRRIAFSIHGEIFTAPTDEGDLKQITDSPWRDKDPQYSPDGKWIAFISDQSGREELYVAASDGSDDPQKISDFDSLKFSFAWSPNSKEIAFNASDNKLRKYNLDAKQTVELTQSKFGNISQPAWSPDGKWIAYSKADQTRTNDVYLISASGGEERKVTFDSYADVNPQFSHDGKKLYFARNEGGGGGGFGSSAQIYVVALEREERDPNDPEERPDADAPPEAMQRAQAQRNNQPPKEIKVDWEGLKRRTRQVTRMPFGAFNYTTSPDSRTIVFVTTEPAGLGSTPVVYSIQDDGRRLTRITAGQAPGAGDGGGRGGFGGFGGGISGLAITRDGRTLFFREGQSVYSVTLAAQGGGANTAQTASPFGGAGGRRRVTFTAKVKIDKPAEWAEMFDDAWRTMKYRFYDPQMHGKNWDAMKSKYQPLVEFVGDRQELLNIINEMIGELNASHTGAAPAPGGRDGAVATVHLGLDFEADAAAGRYKVSYVYQEGPADKDWVKVKAGDYLISINGKSVKAGDNYWAMLNNTRLNRKVEVMLNDKPTEQGAWKARIDPIPAGQFSQLRYERWVKDRRAMVDKLSNGRIGYLHIQAMNQPSLRRFEKEIRENRNKEALIIDQRFNGGGNIEQELLAILVQREYQIWQPRGTEPTGRPFAGYFGPKAVLQNWRSASNAEMFPAGFRALGLGKVIGTPTMGAVIGTGSYSLIDGSTVRTPGVGVFLADKNRTNMENYGVKPDILVENTPEDNLAGRDRQIETAVQELLKELGAKGVAKRD; this is encoded by the coding sequence TTTTCATTCATCGCTCTCTCAGCAGTCCCGGCTTTCAGCCGCGAAGCGAAACTGGCGCGCTATCCGCATTATCATCAGGGGCGCGTCGCCTTCACCTATCTTGCAGACATCTGGACGGCTGATGAAAACGGACAGAATGTGCGACGGCTTACGGTCAATAAAGCCCGCGATGCCTATCCGCGTTTTTCGCCGGATGGTAAATGGATTGCCTTCTCAAGTGACCGCAACGGCAATATGGATGTCTTCATCATTCCCGTCGAAGGCGGCGCAGTGAAACAACTGACTACGCATTCCGCAGATGACACAGTGCTGGGTTGGTCGCCCGATTCAAAAAATATTTTATTTGCCTCGCAACGCGGCGAAGATTTTCTCGGCAAACTCTACACTGTCAGTCTTGATGGCGGATTGCCGCAAAGCGCAGGTTCGGACATCGGCATTTACGCCTGCTATTCGCCCGATGGCAAAAAACTCGCCATCAATCGCAAGGGTCAGGTTTACTGGCGCAAATATTATCGCGGCTCCTATCAAACGGACGTGACGGTGATGGATATTGCCGCGAAAAAATTCACTGACCTTACCGATTTCGACGGCTTGGATTCGTGGCCCATGTGGAGCGCCAACGGTTTCATCTATTTCGTCAGCGACCGCGAAGGCACAGGGCTGACGAACATCTATCGCATCAATGAAACCGGCGGCAAAGCCGAACAGGTGACGACCTTCAAAACCGGCGATGTGCGCTTTCCGGGAATGAGCGCCGATGGCAAGACGATTGTTTTTGAACATGACTTCGGCATCTGGAAACTCGAGGTCGCGTCGAAGAAAGTGACGCCGATTAAAATCGACATCGCCGCCGAGACTCAGGAAAATCTTGCCGAGTATCGCGATTTCAATTCACAGGTTGATGATTACGACCTCGCGCCTTCGAGTCGCCGCATCGCCTTTTCGATTCACGGCGAGATTTTCACTGCCCCAACCGATGAAGGCGATTTGAAACAGATTACCGATAGTCCGTGGCGCGACAAAGACCCGCAGTATTCGCCCGATGGAAAGTGGATTGCCTTTATCTCTGACCAGAGCGGGCGCGAAGAACTTTACGTTGCCGCAAGCGATGGCTCGGACGACCCGCAGAAAATCAGCGATTTCGACAGCCTGAAATTTTCCTTCGCGTGGTCGCCTAATTCCAAAGAGATTGCTTTCAATGCATCGGACAACAAACTCAGAAAATACAACCTTGATGCCAAACAGACAGTCGAACTCACCCAGTCGAAATTCGGCAACATCAGTCAACCGGCGTGGTCGCCTGATGGTAAATGGATCGCTTATTCAAAAGCTGACCAGACGCGCACCAATGATGTTTATTTAATTTCCGCAAGTGGCGGCGAAGAGCGCAAAGTGACATTTGATTCTTACGCCGATGTGAATCCGCAATTTTCACACGACGGCAAAAAACTCTACTTCGCGCGCAACGAAGGTGGCGGCGGTGGAGGCTTTGGCAGTTCCGCGCAAATTTATGTGGTGGCGCTTGAACGCGAAGAGCGCGACCCCAATGACCCCGAAGAACGCCCCGATGCCGATGCTCCTCCTGAAGCCATGCAACGCGCGCAAGCGCAACGCAACAACCAGCCGCCGAAAGAAATCAAGGTCGATTGGGAAGGTCTCAAACGCCGCACCCGACAGGTCACGCGCATGCCTTTCGGCGCATTCAACTACACGACTTCGCCCGACAGTCGCACGATTGTTTTTGTCACCACCGAACCCGCAGGGCTGGGTTCAACGCCTGTGGTTTACTCAATCCAAGACGACGGTCGCAGACTGACGCGCATCACCGCAGGGCAAGCGCCGGGCGCTGGCGATGGCGGCGGGCGCGGCGGATTTGGCGGATTTGGCGGCGGCATTTCGGGACTGGCGATTACACGCGATGGACGCACGCTGTTTTTCAGAGAAGGTCAATCGGTCTACTCCGTGACGCTTGCGGCGCAGGGCGGCGGTGCAAACACCGCACAAACCGCCTCGCCTTTTGGCGGCGCGGGCGGACGTCGGCGCGTGACCTTTACTGCCAAAGTTAAAATTGATAAGCCTGCCGAGTGGGCTGAGATGTTCGATGATGCCTGGCGCACCATGAAATACAGGTTTTATGACCCGCAGATGCACGGCAAAAACTGGGACGCCATGAAGAGCAAATATCAACCGCTGGTGGAATTCGTCGGCGACCGGCAGGAACTCTTGAACATCATCAACGAAATGATTGGCGAGTTGAACGCTTCGCACACCGGCGCAGCGCCCGCGCCGGGCGGACGCGACGGCGCAGTTGCAACCGTGCATCTTGGCTTGGACTTTGAAGCCGATGCCGCCGCCGGGCGTTACAAAGTGAGTTATGTTTACCAGGAGGGTCCCGCCGATAAAGATTGGGTGAAAGTAAAGGCGGGCGATTATCTCATCAGTATCAATGGCAAGAGCGTGAAAGCCGGAGATAACTATTGGGCGATGCTCAACAACACGCGACTCAATCGCAAAGTTGAAGTGATGCTCAATGATAAACCAACGGAACAAGGCGCGTGGAAAGCCCGCATTGACCCGATTCCTGCGGGACAATTCAGCCAGTTGCGTTACGAGCGTTGGGTTAAAGATCGTCGCGCTATGGTTGATAAATTATCGAACGGGCGCATCGGCTATCTGCACATTCAAGCGATGAATCAACCGAGCCTGCGCCGATTTGAAAAAGAGATTCGCGAAAATCGCAACAAAGAGGCGTTGATTATTGACCAACGCTTCAACGGCGGCGGCAATATCGAACAGGAATTGCTCGCCATTTTAGTGCAACGCGAATATCAAATCTGGCAACCGCGCGGCACCGAGCCGACCGGCAGACCGTTTGCGGGTTATTTCGGGCCCAAAGCGGTTTTGCAGAACTGGCGTTCGGCGTCGAATGCCGAAATGTTCCCGGCGGGTTTTCGCGCCCTGGGGCTTGGCAAAGTCATCGGCACGCCGACGATGGGCGCAGTTATCGGCACCGGCAGTTATTCATTGATTGACGGTTCGACTGTGCGCACGCCGGGGGTCGGAGTTTTTCTTGCCGATAAAAATCGCACCAACATGGAAAATTACGGCGTCAAACCGGACATCCTGGTCGAAAATACGCCGGAAGATAACCTTGCAGGGCGCGACCGGCAAATTGAAACCGCCGTGCAGGAGTTGTTAAAAGAACTCGGCGCGAAAGGTGTTGCCAAACGCGATTAA